The genomic DNA TACCCTCTTATATTTGATGCCTCCACTAGGAACGGggatttttaatctttaattataACTGAGAAAAACAGTGGGACTGTTCcagctgttctattatttgctTAAACCCACTTAAAAATGACATctacattactgatgattatttatcaaatatctcattgtgtacattttttttgtaaaagccCCAAATGGTCCATTCCACAATATTGTTGCAATATCGATACTATGATCCATGAACCTGACTGACCATTTAGTTGACTTAATTATTATTGGGTAAAATACCCCATCTCAAATAGTATCAATTTAtcaagttaaaacaaaatagaTGTGAAGACCAGGACATCTCTGCAGAATGACAATACTTCATTTAAAATGGTATTTTGCTTTTAACAAATACACCCTGCAGCCTTAGATCCATTTCCATCTATTTGAGCAGCTCAGTGAGTTGGCAAAAGCATGCTTAATTAGAAACTGAAGATAATTCAACAGCAAATCCAATCTCTTATGTgtgaaactataaaaaaaaaacaaaaaaaaactcacgATCAGAGTCGTAATGTAACAGTAAGTCTGGACTAAAATCCAGGTATGAACTATcttgaacagcagcagcagcagcgactcAGTTGATGGTTGAGTGTGTGTTCAAGGCActtatattttgaaaagtgaggaaACAGCTCTTGTCCACTTCTGCCATCAATTTCCCAAATGAATACGGGAAGTTAACAACCCAGCATCTCCCTGTGCCAAGAACAACCTGTaagctactgctgctgctttttggATGACTGAAGAAAACGATCACTGTTGATGAATGTACAGTGGATACTtcaatcatcattattattcttttttttccatcacaacAGTGTAAAGCATTAACAAATGCCAGATATAAACAAATCTCCAAGGCTAGCACTATATGTAGCCTGAGTGTTCACTTCAACAGCATGGAACAGAGATGACCTCATCCGCCACGTTCAGAAACGACAAACGCCGTATTCCATGTTTTTCATCCGGAGACGGTCTCGTGGTTTTGAATACCGACAATCAGTTCCTCCTCAATCATGCCCTACACACAGTCCACAACTGAGCTGTCATCCTCCTCAGCTCCCCACTCCCCAAACCTCATCTGAGGGGACGGAGCTGCCGGGTGGAGGTTGTTAATGTCGTCCATGGCGTCCGGGTCCGTGTCATCGCTGGCACCGATCCCCATGTGACCGCCTTCCTCCCGGTGCGTGCGGATGTGCTTCCGCAGCGCTGCGGGCTCCTTGAAGGTGCGGTTGCAGAAGGGGCAGCAGCACGGCCTCTCTCCGGTGTGGATGAGCTGGTGGTGTTTGAGATGCTGCAGGCGGCTAAGGCGCTTCCCACAGATGGCGCACACATACGGTTTCTCTCCGGTGTGCGTGCGCCGGTGTTTGCGCAAACCGTCCAAGTGGCGGAAGCAGTTTCCACACTCGGAGCAGGAGTACGGCTTCTCCCCCGTGTGTATGCGCAGATGGGTTTTGAGCGCCCCTGACTCGCGGAAGCGACGGCCACAGACCGCGCACGGGTAGGGCTTCTCTCCGGTGTGGATGCGGATGTGCTTCTTCAAGCTGGAGATCAGACGGAAGGTCTTTCCACACTCCAAGCAGTGGTGAGGCCGATCTAAGGCGGGCTCTGCTGCTGTGTCAGAGGCCGAAGGTCCCGCAGAGTCCTCCGCTCTGCCTGGTGACACACTGTCTACTCTCCCGGCTCCAGCAGTCCTGGCCAATTGCTTCTGTCCATCAAGTCCGCCCTGCTGCAAGGCACTGCTGCATTCTCGCACAGGTCTTTGGTGACGTAGAGGTTGAGTAAAGGAGCGCTGGGAAGCTCCCTCCCCTCCGACTTGAACGTAGCCGAGGTCGCCGTCCCCGGCTCTGTTGTCATTACGCAACCCAGGCTCCTTGCTGCTGGGCTGACAAGAGCCTGAGGGGGGTCCCTGCTCCTCTTTAATCTCAAACCCAGATGCTCCACCTGGTCCCTGAGACTGCCTCTCATCTTAAAGCAAATAGAAAGATGCAGAGACGgttaatcaatcaattaaatcaaacttttacTTCAGACTTCGGGTTTCAGATAAGACAATTACATTAACTGTAGAAGCATTACtatatcaaaacacaaaaataaatccatatGTCCATTCAAAGCAAGGTTTTGATTAATCTGCTTTGACACACAGTCAAAGGAAACACAGATTATtaagtacaacacacacactgcacacattgGATATCCTCAAGAAGTACTACtctgagccttccgcttagcacttattgtattcctattagtttgttgcacttattgtatttgtatcagtttgttgcacttattgtattcatattagtttgttgcacttattgtattcatattagtctgttgcacttattgtattcgtattagtttgtttctgtacttttgctctggtttatgctcttagatgcttgtttaaagaaaggagatgcacttgtgacttctggtgactagtagttctcttgaatacctatgttgaatggataaaagcgtctgctaaatgactgtaatgtaatgtaatgtaatgtaatgtaatgtaatatctaCCTCTGCTGGAATCGGAGCACATGTGAGATGTGTTGGAAGTGAAGGAGTCCAGAGCGTGGTTAGTCACAGAGCCATCCGGCTGGATCGAAAGCTGGCACATTTTGTAGTCATCTCTTGGCTCGAACCCATGAAGAGAGTCATCCACGGAACCACCCAGACCCAAGTCCACGCCGGCTCCGTTCACATTCCGGCCGTTCTGGTGGTCCCGGtcgaggtcagaggtcatcgaAGCCATGGAGGACAGCGAGGGGGCGAAGACGGACTGCCCGATGGACTGGGGTCCGGTGTAGGAGATCTGGAGCTGGTCTATGAGCTTCTGAGCACTACACAGACACTCCTGCAGCGTCTTCAGCTCCCTCTCCGACACCTCCAGCCTCACCTTCAGCCTCTCGTTCTCCTGCTCCTTGTGCAGCAGCTCCTGCTGGGTCTCGTTGAGCACCAGCAC from Anoplopoma fimbria isolate UVic2021 breed Golden Eagle Sablefish chromosome 24, Afim_UVic_2022, whole genome shotgun sequence includes the following:
- the si:ch1073-224n8.1 gene encoding zinc finger protein 345 codes for the protein MTSRRTGYAGSMDASPANSSIHSGNRKQSIINIPDRTSGAPQGGVTVTSLKSRLAPTIQTAMSAAVDTLLGEVVLVLNETQQELLHKEQENERLKVRLEVSERELKTLQECLCSAQKLIDQLQISYTGPQSIGQSVFAPSLSSMASMTSDLDRDHQNGRNVNGAGVDLGLGGSVDDSLHGFEPRDDYKMCQLSIQPDGSVTNHALDSFTSNTSHMCSDSSRDERQSQGPGGASGFEIKEEQGPPSGSCQPSSKEPGLRNDNRAGDGDLGYVQVGGEGASQRSFTQPLRHQRPVRECSSALQQGGLDGQKQLARTAGAGRVDSVSPGRAEDSAGPSASDTAAEPALDRPHHCLECGKTFRLISSLKKHIRIHTGEKPYPCAVCGRRFRESGALKTHLRIHTGEKPYSCSECGNCFRHLDGLRKHRRTHTGEKPYVCAICGKRLSRLQHLKHHQLIHTGERPCCCPFCNRTFKEPAALRKHIRTHREEGGHMGIGASDDTDPDAMDDINNLHPAAPSPQMRFGEWGAEEDDSSVVDCV